In Methanomicrobiales archaeon, a genomic segment contains:
- a CDS encoding lactate dehydrogenase, which yields MTSLAVMGTGRVGGEVAFLASVMGIVDELILHDIYSPLLHAQVLDLQHAMPYLDISTDLSRMRDADICIFAAGSGRTPHVKTRADLIGANLPVAAACTRYLEQFSGIFITVSNPVDVLNYYLCRRLGLDPARCIGFGGQVDSARFQIQLLENGIDGEGYVMGEHGEHQVPLFSQLPVQVDLPKKEEILSALRGMSMKIIEGKGATTFGPSAHIVDLVDMISEDAGSIITASAVVDGEYGLSGCSIGVPIRIGGEGIEGIEEWQLDEWERERFEEAGAFVKALCASLDV from the coding sequence ATGACAAGCCTTGCGGTGATGGGGACGGGGAGGGTGGGAGGCGAGGTGGCATTCCTCGCCTCTGTGATGGGCATCGTGGACGAGCTCATCCTCCACGACATCTACTCGCCCCTCCTGCACGCGCAGGTTCTCGATCTTCAGCACGCCATGCCATACCTGGACATCTCCACCGATCTATCCCGCATGCGGGATGCTGATATATGCATCTTTGCCGCCGGGTCGGGCCGAACCCCGCATGTCAAGACCCGTGCCGATCTCATCGGCGCCAACCTCCCCGTCGCCGCTGCCTGCACGAGATATCTGGAGCAATTCTCCGGCATTTTCATCACCGTGAGCAACCCCGTCGACGTTCTCAACTACTATCTCTGCCGCCGTCTCGGGCTGGATCCGGCCCGCTGTATCGGGTTTGGGGGGCAGGTCGACAGCGCCCGCTTCCAGATCCAGCTGCTGGAGAACGGGATCGACGGGGAAGGCTATGTGATGGGGGAGCATGGGGAGCATCAGGTACCCCTATTCTCCCAGCTCCCCGTGCAGGTGGACCTCCCAAAGAAGGAGGAGATCCTTTCCGCTCTCCGCGGCATGAGCATGAAGATCATCGAGGGCAAGGGAGCCACGACCTTCGGTCCCTCCGCCCATATCGTCGATCTGGTGGATATGATAAGCGAGGATGCCGGATCCATCATCACCGCCTCTGCCGTGGTCGACGGTGAGTACGGTCTCTCCGGCTGCTCCATCGGGGTTCCCATCCGGATCGGGGGCGAAGGAATCGAAGGCATAGAGGAGTGGCAGCTGGACGAATGGGAGAGGGAGAGGTTTGAGGAGGCGGGGGCGTTCGTAAAAGCCCTCTGTGCATCGCTGGATGTCTGA